A part of Syngnathoides biaculeatus isolate LvHL_M chromosome 21, ASM1980259v1, whole genome shotgun sequence genomic DNA contains:
- the trappc1 gene encoding trafficking protein particle complex subunit 1, which translates to MTVHNLYIFDRNGKCLYYNEWNRKKQAGISKEEEYKLMYGMLFSIRSFVSKMSPLDLKEGFQSFQTSRYRLHYFETPSGVKFVMNTDLSVSNARDALQHIYSNLYVENIVKNPTFVLGNTLDSDLFSTRLDAFVRALPYYNPRAA; encoded by the exons aTGACAGTGCATAACTTGTACATATTTGACCGAAATGGAAAATGTCTTTATTACAATGAGTGGAACCGTAAGAAGCAAGCTGGCATCTCAAAGGAGGAG GAGTATAAGCTGATGTACGGGATGCTTTTCTCCATCCGCTCCTTCGTCAGTAAGATGTCACCTCTGGACTT GAAGGAGGGCTTCCAGTCTTTTCAAACCAGCCGCTATCGTCTTCACTATTTCGAGACCCCCAGCGGAGTCAAGTTTGTCATGAACACCGATCTGTCCGTGAGCAACGCCCGAGACGCGCTGCAGCACATCTACAGTAAT cTGTACGTGGAGAATATTGTCAAGAACCCGACGTTCGTCTTGGGTAACACTTTGGACAGCGACCTTTTCAGCACGCGACTGGATGCTTTCGTCAGAGCGCTGCCGTATTACAACCCCCGAGCCGcttga